A region of Peromyscus eremicus chromosome 17, PerEre_H2_v1, whole genome shotgun sequence DNA encodes the following proteins:
- the Rpl18a gene encoding large ribosomal subunit protein eL20, with translation MKASGTLREYKVVGRCLPTPKCHTPPLYRMRIFAPNHVVAKSRFWYFVSQLKKMKKSSGEIVYCGQVFEKSPLRVKNFGIWLRYDSRSGTHNMYREYRDLTTAGAVTQCYRDMGARHRARAHSIQIMKVEEIAAGKCRRPAVKQFHDSKIKFPLPHRVLRRQHKPRFTTKRPNTFF, from the exons ATGAAGGCCTCGGGCACG CTCCGGGAGTACAAGGTGGTGGGGCGCTGTCTGCCTACCCCGAAATGCCACACGCCACCCCTGTACCGAATGCGCATCTTCGCCCCCAACCACGTGGTGGCCAAGTCCCGCTTCTGGTATTTCGTGTCGCAgctgaagaagatgaagaagtcGTCGGGAGAGATCGTGTACTGCGGGCAG GTGTTTGAGAAATCACCGCTGCGTGTGAAGAACTTCGGCATCTGGCTGCGCTATGACTCCCGCAGCGGCACACACAACATGTACCGCGAGTACCGGGACCTGACCACCGCTGGAGCCGTCACACAGTGCT ACCGGGACATGGGTGCCCGGCACCGTGCCCGCGCGCACTCCATCCAGATCATGAAGGTGGAGGAGATTGCTGCGGGCAAGTGCCGCCGGCCGGCCGTCAAGCAGTTCCAC GACTCCAAGATCAAGTTCCCGTTGCCACATCGTGTGTTGCGGCGCCAGCACAAGCCTCGCTTCACCACCAAGAGGCCCAACACCTTCTTCTAG